The Bacillus carboniphilus genome contains a region encoding:
- the cmpA gene encoding cortex morphogenetic protein CmpA: MPNWLQNQIQRAFLEKDRYQIKLLNQCWYFYRKRHCL, encoded by the coding sequence ATGCCAAATTGGCTTCAAAATCAGATTCAACGTGCCTTTTTAGAAAAAGATCGTTACCAAATCAAACTTCTTAACCAATGCTGGTATTTTTATAGAAAACGACATTGCCTCTAA
- a CDS encoding SprT family protein, whose protein sequence is MNDKELQILVEKISFKYFNKPFFHRASFNKRLRTTGGRYLLKSHNIEINYSHYEKFGEKELEGIIKHELCHYHLHLEGKGHMHRDRDFKELLAKVGAPRYCKPLENTQTAKKRYVYQCDSCNHQYIRKKRMDPSKYSCGRCRGKIKLVDAVVQS, encoded by the coding sequence TTGAACGATAAAGAACTACAAATATTAGTTGAGAAGATATCATTCAAGTATTTTAACAAACCATTTTTTCACAGAGCGTCCTTCAACAAAAGGCTACGAACAACGGGAGGTCGCTATTTGCTTAAAAGTCATAATATCGAAATTAACTACAGTCATTATGAGAAGTTTGGAGAAAAAGAACTTGAAGGTATTATTAAGCACGAGTTATGTCATTACCACTTACATTTAGAAGGAAAAGGACATATGCACCGTGATCGAGATTTTAAGGAGTTACTTGCTAAAGTAGGTGCCCCAAGGTATTGCAAACCATTAGAGAACACTCAAACAGCAAAAAAGAGATATGTATATCAATGCGACAGTTGCAATCATCAATATATTAGAAAGAAACGAATGGATCCAAGTAAATATTCATGCGGTAGATGTCGAGGGAAAATAAAGCTGGTTGATGCGGTAGTTCAAAGTTAA